A region of Deltaproteobacteria bacterium DNA encodes the following proteins:
- a CDS encoding single-stranded DNA-binding protein → MAGSVNKVILIGNLGRDPEVRYTPSGQAVANFTVATNEAWTDKAGQKQERTEWHRIVVWGKSAENCGEYLSKGRQVYVEGRLQTREWTNKEGAKQFTTEVVANPVGGVVFLAGGDRGGGGRGAGRGSGAPADDFGGPPPGLDEAPSGGPKPAEDDIPF, encoded by the coding sequence ATGGCGGGCAGCGTCAACAAGGTCATCCTGATCGGCAATCTCGGCCGCGACCCCGAAGTCCGGTACACCCCGAGCGGTCAGGCGGTGGCGAACTTCACCGTCGCCACCAACGAGGCGTGGACGGACAAGGCGGGCCAGAAGCAGGAACGAACCGAGTGGCACCGCATCGTCGTGTGGGGCAAGTCGGCGGAGAACTGCGGCGAGTACCTCTCCAAGGGCCGGCAGGTCTACGTCGAGGGCCGGTTGCAGACCCGCGAGTGGACGAACAAGGAAGGCGCCAAGCAGTTCACCACCGAAGTCGTTGCCAACCCCGTGGGAGGCGTCGTCTTCCTGGCCGGTGGCGACCGCGGCGGCGGAGGACGCGGGGCAGGGCGCGGATCCGGTGCACCGGCAGACGACTTCGGCGGCCCTCCTCCGGGGCTCGACGAGGCTCCTTCCGGCGGCCCGAAGCCCGCGGAGGACGACATCCCGTTCTGA
- a CDS encoding RecQ family ATP-dependent DNA helicase, producing the protein MEMELLDALKQHFGYDAFRKGQEAIVRSVLSGRPTIAILPTGGGKSLCYQLPALLLEGTTVVVSPLVALMKDQVDALRARGIAATFVNSSLPESERQDRQGALRRGEYRLVYVAPERFKSASFLSAMADLTVPLLAVDEAHCISAWGHDFRPEYQQLARAREQVRAERVLALTATATPEVRRDIADALELRDPRVFVAGFDRPNLFIEVLRVSGDKDKLGRLVALSRSGGPGIVYAATRKNVEKVVGVLRASEIDAVGYHAGMGDAERTAVQERFVRGEARVIVATNAFGMGVDKADIRFVAHFDVPRSLEAYYQEIGRAGRDGLGSHALLLFNFADVMMQRRMIEAGRPSRDLVERAWEAARALLKGSVEEVARSCGCSAPELSGAVRLLESAGHLERGLARDGQFFVATPSVSADDLAVDFELLELRVARERQMLDRLVRFADTRGCRRHNLLRYFGDDDSPRSCDACESCKGSRAPEPEEVTAAPRKRKQTEAPSADDTPYDQQVFEKLRALRTDLARETRVPPYVVFHDATLRELARALPQDEKGFLAVKGAGPGRWQRYGERVVAITRQSPPAETTPVVSEPRSQPELCFGQPRARHDHPSPTDYGPAARVRPATELWALCASGATLADLCARLGRSAGDIASDLADGVQQGKSLDVSRLLGPERADAIRMAARGANGDVVAVRRRLPFPAALAEIRLALTTGEPPRS; encoded by the coding sequence ATGGAGATGGAGTTGCTCGACGCCCTGAAGCAGCATTTCGGGTACGACGCCTTTCGCAAGGGACAGGAGGCCATCGTCCGGTCGGTGCTCTCCGGCCGGCCCACCATCGCCATCCTGCCGACGGGCGGCGGCAAGAGCCTCTGCTATCAGCTTCCGGCGCTGTTGCTCGAGGGCACCACCGTGGTGGTCTCGCCGCTCGTCGCCCTGATGAAAGACCAGGTCGATGCGCTGCGCGCACGCGGAATCGCGGCCACGTTCGTGAACAGCTCGCTGCCGGAGAGCGAACGGCAGGACCGCCAGGGCGCGCTGCGCCGGGGCGAATACCGCCTCGTGTACGTGGCTCCGGAACGGTTCAAGTCCGCTTCCTTCCTCTCGGCCATGGCCGACCTCACGGTCCCGCTCCTCGCGGTCGACGAGGCGCACTGCATCTCCGCCTGGGGACACGACTTCCGGCCGGAGTACCAGCAGCTCGCCCGGGCACGCGAGCAGGTTCGCGCGGAACGCGTCCTCGCCTTGACCGCCACCGCGACGCCGGAAGTGCGCCGCGACATCGCCGACGCACTCGAGCTGCGCGATCCGCGGGTATTCGTGGCCGGGTTCGACCGGCCCAACCTCTTCATCGAGGTGCTGCGCGTGTCCGGCGACAAGGACAAGCTGGGCCGTCTCGTCGCGCTGTCGCGGTCGGGCGGCCCCGGCATCGTCTATGCCGCGACGCGCAAGAACGTTGAGAAGGTGGTGGGCGTCCTGCGCGCCTCGGAGATCGACGCCGTGGGCTACCACGCCGGCATGGGCGACGCCGAGAGGACGGCGGTGCAGGAACGCTTCGTGCGTGGGGAGGCGCGCGTCATCGTCGCCACCAACGCGTTCGGAATGGGCGTCGACAAGGCGGACATCCGGTTCGTCGCCCATTTCGACGTTCCCCGCTCCCTCGAGGCGTACTACCAGGAGATCGGACGCGCCGGCCGCGACGGCCTGGGCAGCCACGCTCTGCTCCTCTTCAACTTCGCAGACGTGATGATGCAGCGCCGGATGATCGAGGCGGGCCGGCCATCCCGCGACCTGGTGGAGCGCGCCTGGGAGGCCGCGCGCGCGTTGCTCAAGGGATCCGTCGAGGAGGTCGCGAGATCCTGCGGTTGCAGCGCGCCAGAGCTTTCCGGCGCGGTCCGGTTGCTCGAGAGCGCAGGCCATCTGGAGCGCGGGCTCGCTCGCGATGGTCAATTCTTCGTGGCTACGCCCTCGGTCTCCGCCGACGATCTCGCGGTCGATTTCGAGCTGCTCGAGCTGAGGGTCGCCCGCGAGCGCCAGATGCTCGATCGGCTGGTCCGGTTCGCCGACACGCGCGGCTGCCGTAGGCACAATCTCCTGCGGTATTTCGGCGACGACGATTCCCCTCGTTCCTGCGACGCATGCGAGAGCTGCAAAGGAAGCCGCGCGCCCGAGCCGGAGGAGGTCACGGCAGCGCCCCGCAAACGGAAGCAAACCGAGGCTCCGTCCGCGGACGACACCCCTTACGACCAGCAGGTCTTCGAGAAGCTACGGGCACTGCGGACGGACCTGGCACGCGAGACGCGGGTGCCGCCGTACGTCGTGTTCCACGACGCGACGTTGCGCGAGCTTGCCCGGGCGCTGCCGCAGGACGAGAAGGGGTTTCTGGCCGTCAAGGGAGCCGGGCCCGGGCGCTGGCAGCGCTATGGAGAGCGTGTCGTGGCGATCACGCGCCAGTCGCCGCCTGCCGAAACCACTCCGGTCGTCAGCGAACCGCGTTCGCAGCCCGAACTGTGCTTCGGGCAGCCGCGCGCGCGGCACGACCATCCTTCGCCGACCGATTACGGACCAGCGGCGCGCGTCCGGCCGGCGACGGAGCTGTGGGCGCTGTGCGCTTCCGGCGCCACTCTCGCGGATCTCTGCGCCCGGCTGGGGAGGTCGGCCGGCGACATCGCCTCCGACCTGGCCGACGGTGTGCAGCAGGGAAAGAGCCTCGATGTCTCGCGCCTGCTCGGGCCCGAGCGGGCCGACGCCATCCGCATGGCGGCGCGCGGTGCGAACGGCGATGTCGTCGCAGTCCGGCGCCGATTGCCCTTCCCTGCGGCGCTGGCGGAGATCCGGTTGGCGCTCACGACGGGCGAGCCGCCTCGAAGCTGA